In the Bos mutus isolate GX-2022 chromosome 15, NWIPB_WYAK_1.1, whole genome shotgun sequence genome, AGATACAACTTCTCTCAAATCTTTCTTCAAAGATTAAATTCTAAAAACAATCAGGTGATTAGGAGAAGAGGTTTGTCTCACCaatgtttttccttcttattgTGAGTTGAAATGGCATGACAGAGCAGAGGCAAGGAGGTGTACAATCAATTCTCAAGGTATTAAGTCTAAAAGGTCAGAGCTTCCACAGCATAGCCACAGCTTTGCAGATGCCCACGTCATGATAGTTGAAGTAACAGAGCCCAGCAAAGGTGAAAGCCGAGAGCACCAAAAGGCCTGTCTTGGCAGCTTTCTGCACTGCATCTCCATGAACATAGTCAGTAACAACTTGTCCAATGcccctgaaggaaaaaaaacatcaCAGTACAAATGAAAAGCCACAAGTAATGTCAGGTTAGAAGGCTATTCAGTTAACTTGGCTGCACAACATAATCAGTCAAGGTCAAAATGCAATTCATGGTAACAAGTGCGTGCCAAATAAGCACTTTAATCCTTTGTATGGCCAAATAACTCTCCTttgtaaacatatattttatttatttagctattcATTAATTGAAACATCTGGATGATTTTGCCTTTGGGGCTAAAATAACACTGCTCTGAACATTATGCTACAAGGTTTTGTGTGGATGGGGACATATGCTCTCACTTTCAGTAGGTATACACCTACAAATGAAATTGTTGCGTCAGATGGCAACTCTCTGTTGTTAACTCATATTATAACTCTGTGGTAAAAACTTGTTAGACCtgacaaactattttccaaagtagctgcaatgttttacattcccagcagAGATATATGAGGATTCTAACTTGGTGACCCTTGTAACAGTCCATCTTTTTGATTACAGCCATCTGAGTAGGTGTATGGTGGCATCTCaatgtggttctgatttgcatttctctagtaacaaacacgggcgcaggagggcctagaggagctatcccacgttgaaggtcaggaagggcggcggtgaggaaatacccctcgtccaaggtaaggagtaatggctgcgctttgctggagcagccgtgaagagataccccacgtccaaggtaagagaaacccaagtaagacggtaggtgttgcaagagagcatcggagggcagacacactgaaaccataatcacagaaaactagtcaatctaatcacacgaggaccatagccttgtctaactcaatgaaaataagccatgccctgtggggccacccaagacgggcgggtcatggtgcagaggtctgacagaatgtggtccactggagaagggaatggcaaaccacttcagtattcttgccttgagaaccccatgaacagtatgaaaaggcaaaacaataggatacttaaagaggaaatccctaggtcagtaggtgcccaatatgctactggagatcagtggagaaataactccacaaagaatgaagggatggaaccaaagcaaaaacaatacccagttgtggatgtgactggtgatagaagcaaggtccgatgctgtaaagagcaatattgcataggaacctggaatgttaggtccatgaatcaaggcaaattggaagtggtcaaacaggagacggcaagagtgaacgtcgacattctaggaatcagcgaactcaaatggactggcatgggtgaatttaactcagatgaccattgtatctactacttcgggcatttcttagaagaaatggagtagccatcatggtcaacaaaagagtccgaaatgcagtaagtacttggatgcaatctcaaaaatgacagaatgatctctgttcgtttccaaggcaaaccatttggtatcacagtaatccaaatctatgccccaaccagtaacgctgaagaagctgaagttgaatggttctgtgaagaaagctgactgccgaagaattgatgcttttgaactgtggtgttggagaagactcttgagagtcccttggactgcaaggagatccaaccagtccattctgaaggagatcagccctgggtgttctttggaagaaatgatgctaaagctgaaactccagtactctggccacctcatgcaaagagttgactcactggaaaagactctgatgctgggaaggattgggggcaagggagaaggggacaacagaggatgagatggctggatggcatcactgactcgatggacctgagtctcagtgaactccgggagttggtgatggacagggaggcctggcatgctgctattcatggggtcgcaaagagtcggacacgactgagcaactgatctgatctgatctgatgaagacctacaagaccttttaaaactaaacccaaaaaagatgcccttttcattataggggactggaatgcaaaagtaggaagtcaagaaac is a window encoding:
- the SDHD gene encoding succinate dehydrogenase [ubiquinone] cytochrome b small subunit, mitochondrial isoform X2, with product MAALWRLSVLCGAREGRALFLRNPVVRPALVSAFLQDQPAQGWCGTQHIHLSPSHHWALDKLLLTMFMEMQCRKLPRQAFWCSRLSPLLGSVTSTIMTWASAKLWLCCGSSDLLDLIP